A window from Drosophila yakuba strain Tai18E2 chromosome 3L, Prin_Dyak_Tai18E2_2.1, whole genome shotgun sequence encodes these proteins:
- the LOC6532385 gene encoding DENN domain-containing protein 5B isoform X2: MTTRENVVASRLSKLMLSSGSGSGNGSGNGPNIQVAPSSTLVQSPTSPGEQSQSQSELNQLKRDADPQFSRFADYFVICGLDLDTGLEPDRFAGDNLHCSPLDRAYKSKPLAHYPENVPWNPFDAHGICMLSLPQGLRFRTQKHSIEPRFHSFATTREDGKRCYGFSLVFYEEIRNRNICGAIHTLQSMFITELSNGQQTHSLSRVKQDGPVSRSLPRHFKVAGQAPQSAQSYYDINKDKLYVAKSITLICQAPYAFAAQMFLKNLYRCLPRQPGAGISLESYVYNILYEVMLPQPGKSIRVYLPPTEPHLPPIAMILQRPLLATELPLLDFPLRLLFKYLGVECVIQLLTCVLLENQVLLRSTDYQRLMIVGECITSLLFPFVWPHVYAPILPAALHHFLDAPVPFVMGLHAECEAAHKIGSEATLCFVDIDKKHIQLPEELPVFPHKVDFMAEIGSVLDKFEIERDRDQEPSFRNGYVGRGAGGGVSGSGSSGTGGVDAMISSCTLPTGLQAARRTKERFQQMQETVYTLSGSPGGGVVDYQPLIAHPSRIDHVPRIADFLRRKGGIRGAGSPVGSPTVSLSSSPVGIYHDVDAVDATMPVSTRPAEKQKLSPVDQYYQDLRINNSVREIFLNRFVHMFHAYEYFVIYPNQARDEWISNRETLQNFDKSSFLSDQPEHHRAFLSRFLESQMFATLIDNKILAMWESQPDEQLQLFDHRVKLLRRRHGENMIAATSYEPCVLSQDSQQGFEKRLNCIDIEVTPPSEILSNRAAYFRSFPLLEKGVLNQECASSSPPAPPPPGHPSTPSSSPLRNSH, translated from the exons ATGACCACACGGGAGAATGTGGTTGCCAGTCGCCTGTCCAAGCTGATGCTCAGCagtgggagtggaagtggaaatggcaGCGGAAATGGCCCCAACATTCAGGTGGCTCCATCCTCCACCCTGGTGCAATCTCCCACCTCGCCCGGAGAGCAGTCCCAATCCCAGTCCGAGTTGAACCAACTGAAGCGGGATGCCGATCCGCAATTCTCGCGTTTCGCCGACTACTTTGTGATATGTGGACTGGACCTGGACACAGGTCTCGAGCCGGATCGTTTTGCGG GGGACAACCTACATTGCTCGCCGCTGGATCGCGCCTACAAGAGCAAGCCCTTGGCTCACTATCCCGAGAACGTGCCCTGGAACCCCTTCGATGCCCACGGCATTTGCATG CTCTCACTACCGCAGGGCCTGCGCTTCCGCACCCAGAAACATAGCATCGAACCCCGCTTCCACTCGTTTGCCACGACACGAGAGGATGGAAAGCGGTGCTATGGGTTCAGCCTGGTGTTCTATGAGGAAATCCGTAACCGAAACATTTGCGGGGCCATTCACACGTTGCAGAGCATGTTCATCACGGAGCTCTCCAATGGGCAGCAGACGCATTCCCTTAGTCGGGTGAAACAGGATGGCCCGGTCAGCCGATCACTGCCTAGGCATTTTAAGGTGGCCGGACAGGCGCCGCAGTCTGCACAAAGTTACTACGACATCAACAAGGACAAGTTGTACGTGGCCAAGAGCATTACACTGATATGTCAGGCTCCGTACGCCTTTGCCGCTCAGATGTTTCTAAAGAATCTGTACAG ATGTCTTCCTCGGCAGCCTGGTGCGGGCATAAGCTTGGAGTCCTACGTTTACAATATACTCTACGAGGTTATGCTGCCGCAACCGGGCAAGTCCATCCGGGTTTACCTGCCGCCCACAGAGCCGCATCTGCCACCCATTGCTATGATTCTTCAGCGTCCGCTTCTGGCTACCGAGCTGCCCCTTCTCGACTTTCCGCTTAGGCTGCTTTTCAAGTACCTGGGTGTGGAGTGTGTCATACAGCTGCTGACGTGCGTGCTTTTAGAGAATCAGGTGCTGCTCCGGTCCACAG ACTATCAAAGACTTATGATCGTGGGTGAGTGCATTACCTCGTTGCTGTTCCCGTTCGTATGGCCGCACGTGTACGCTCCCATTTTGCCGGCGGCCCTGCACCACTTTCTGGATGCCCCAGTGCCCTTTGTAATGGGATTACATGCTGAGTGTGAAGCGGCTCACAAGATCGGTAGCGAGGCAACGCTCTGCTTCGTGGACATTGACAAGAAGCACATTCAGCTGCCCGAGGAGCTTCCAGTCTTTCCTCACAAGGTGGATTTTATGGCCGAGATTGGTTCGGTGCTGGACAAGTTCGAGATCGAGCGAGACCGTGACCAGGAGCCTAGTTTCCGAAACGGCTATGTGGGTagaggagctggaggaggagtttCCGGATCTGGAAGTAGCGGTACTGGTGGTGTTGATGCCATGATCTCCAGCTGCACCCTGCCCACCGGATTACAGGCAGCACGGCGAACCAAGGAGCGCTTTCAGCAGATGCAGGAGACCGTCTATACTCTGTCAGGATCGCCAGGCGGTGGCGTCGTTGATTACCAGCCGCTCATAGCGCATCCATCGCGAATCGATCATGTGCCACGGATCGCTGACTTTCTGCGTAGGAAGGGAGGTATTAGGGGAGCTGGCTCTCCGGTGGGTAGTCCCACCGTCTCGCTCTCTTCCTCGCCGGTTGGCATCTACCACGACGTAGACGCAGTGGACGCCACCATGCCAGTCAGTACTCGTCCCGCAGAGAAACAAAAGCTAAGCCCTGTGGATCAGTACTACCAGGACCTGCGCATCAACAACTCGGTGCGGGAGATCTTCCTCAACCGATTCGTGCACATGTTCCATGCCTACGAGTACTTTGTTATTTACCCAAATCAAGCTCGGGACGAGTGGATCTCAAACCGTGAGACTCTGCAGAACTTCGACAAATCCTCGTTTCTGTCCGACCAGCCGGAGCATCACCGCGCGTTTCTTTCGCGCTTCCTTGAATCTCAGATGTTTGCCACCCTCATAGACAATAAGATCCTGGCTATGTGGGAGTCGCAGCCCGATGAACAGCTCCAGCTCTTCGACCATCGCGTGAAATTGCTGAG GCGACGACACGGGGAGAACATGATTGCCGCCACCAGCTACGAGCCGTGCGTGCTCAGCCAGGACTCGCAGCAGGGCTTCGAGAAGCGGCTCAACTGCATCGACATCGAAGTGACGCCTCCCAGCGAAATTCTATCCAACCGAGCGGCCTACTTCCGCAGCTTTCCGCTGCTCGAGAAGGGCGTGCTCAACCAGGAGTGCGCCTCGAG CTCAccgcctgctcctcctccacccGGTCACCCATCCACCCCATCCTCTAGTCCCCTTCGAAATTCCCACTAA
- the LOC6532383 gene encoding GATOR complex protein Iml1 isoform X9 encodes MKLYKLNTHTRGCNKSYDADLVMNLKDHPNANVGDVVEIYAPDEENGTHLLLQITEFNGSCGRDVISIESGIAIAFKMRSYSNVVMRIVNPADVALDSIEITFKDQYMGRSEMWRLKTYLTDTCVYVNKKIDYNDMQIRCQVYEMWSQGERVASGVITEDTKIVFRSSTSMVYLFLQMSSEMWDFDIHGDLYFEKAVNGFLTELFQKWRKLSCNHEVTIVLFSRTFYAAKSLDEFPEHMRDCLQQDYKGRFYEDFYRVAIQNERCDDWCTVLGQLRKLFTSYQATVLRYHERENMEIPPATNSSATQGNFLEVLNISLNTFEKHYLDRTFDRTGQLSVVITPGVGVFSVDRELTNITKQRIIDNGVGSDLVCVGEQPLHAVPLLKFHNKDTTLTSADDYSLPHWINLSFYSTNKKIAYSSFIPRIKLPLFGSQLTLHDGVGEGEGEENERHFLSCNQSEYKHNSLFDYDAYDEQIFQPLPAQSTCSLQRVVRAKKTSVPSLETYAYRNNDWENLTPTQIPAMRRKMSDPDIHHGTSAMLAALQPDTTNLSESLASEKNSRRAIVSIAPIVRPGRALINPFDPSQVTIKLTSNRRRWTHIFPKGPTGVLIQQHHYQAVPAKPNQPGQQRPLQQIQSICQSGSNNNNDQEDYGCENGEQYDRVSSHTLISKSASSHSFVMGDEKIDFFKRRQNSLMNPLPANVPNLTATQAKSYLWGATGEQEWTPAITTVKHLRPIVEGEHHHLGGLEALRAVDSPPDAEAGSGRGKIIIDLLA; translated from the exons ATGAAGCTTTACAAGCTGAACACGCACACGCGTGGCTGCAACAAATCCTACG ATGCGGACTTGGTGATGAATCTGAAGGATCATCCCAACGCCAATGTGGGCGATGTTGTCGAAATCTATGCCCCAGACGAGGAGAACGGCACCCACCTGCTGCTCCAAATAACCGAGTTCAATGGAAGCTGTGGTCGGGATGTGATCAGCATTGAATCGGGAATCGCCATTGCCTTCAAGATGCGTTCGTACTCCAATGTGGTGATGCGCATTGTAAACCCGGCGGATGTGGCCCTGGACTCGATTGAGATTACCTTCAAGGACCAGTACATGGGTCGCTCGGAAATGTGGCGCCTGAAAACCTACCTG ACGGACACCTGTGTGTATGTGAACAAGAAGATCGACTACAACGACATGCAGATTCGGTGCCAGGTGTACGAGATGTGGTCGCAGGGCGAGCGTGTGGCCAGCGGTGTCATCACAGAGGACACCAAGATTGTCTTCCGCAGCAGCACTTCGATGGTGTATCTCTTCCTGCAGATGTCCTCCGAGATGTGGGACTTTGACATCCACGGTGACCTGTACTTTGAAAAGGCAGTCAATGGGTTCCTGACTGAGCTGTTTCAAAAGTGGCGGAAATTGAGCTGTAACCACGAGGTGACCATCGTGCTCTTCTCCCGCACCTTCTACGCGGCCAAGAGCCTGGACGAGTTTCCCGAGCACATGCGCGACTGCCTGCAGCAGGACTACAAGGGTCGCTTCTACGAGGACTTCTACCGCGTGGCCATCCAGAACGAGCGATGTGATGATTGGTGTACTGTGCTAGGCCAGCTCCGAAAGCTATTCACCTCTTACCAG GCCACAGTACTGCGCTATCACGAACGGGAGAACATGGAGATTCCCCCCGCCACCAATTCTTCAGCCACTCAGGGTAACTTCTTAGAGGTTCTGAACATTTCGCTGAACACTTTCGAAAAGCATTATCTGGATAGAACGTTCGACCGCACCGGACAGCTCTCCGTGGTGATAACCCCAGGAGTGGGTGTCTTTTCTGTGGATCGAGAGCTAACCAATATCACCAAGCAACGCATCATCGACAATGGAGTGGGTAGTGATCTGGTCTGTGTGGGAGAGCAGCCACTGCATGCGGTTCCACTACTTAAATTCCACAACAAAGACACCACGTTGACCTCTGCCGATGACTACTCGCTGCCCCACTGGATAAACTTGAGCTTCTACTCCACAAACAAGAAGATTGCGTACTCCAGCTTTATACCACGCATCAAGCTGCCTCTGTTTGGATCCCAGTTGACGCTTCACGATGGCGTAGGCGAAGGGGAAGGCGAGGAGAACGAGCGTCACTTTTTGAGCTGCAATCAGTCAGAGTATAAGCACAACTCGCTCTTCGATTACGATGCGTATGATGAACAGATTTTCCAGCCACTTCCCGCGCAGAGTACTTG cTCCCTGCAGCGTGTAGTGCGGGCTAAGAAGACTTCGGTGCCCAGTTTAGAGACGTATGCTTATAGGAACAACGACTGGGAGAACCTTACGCCAACTCAAATCCCGGCTATGCGACGCAAGATGTCTGATCCCGACATTCACCACGGCACCTCTGCCATGCTTGCTGCCTTG CAACCGGATACAACCAACCTCTCGGAGTCGCTGGCCTCAGAGAAAAACTCACGCAGGGCGATCGTGAGCATTGCCCCCATAGTGCGTCCGGGTCGCGCCCTGATCAACCCCTTTGATCCCTCGCAAGTGACCATAAAGCTGACCTCCAATCGCCGCCGCTGGACGCACATCTTCCCGAAAGGTCCAACCGGAGTGCTCATACAGCAGCATCATTATCAAGCGGTTCCCGCTAAACCCAATCAGCCGGGTCAGCAGAGACCATTGCAGCAGATCCAGAGCATCTGCCAATCCggtagcaacaacaacaatgaccAGGAGGACTACGGCTGCGAAAATGGAGAGCAGTACGACCGAGTGTCCAGCCATACGCTGATCAGCAAGTCAGCCTCCTCGCACAGCTTTGTGATGGGTGATGAGAAGATTGATT TCTTCAAGCGGCGTCAGAACTCGCTGATGAACCCCCTGCCCGCCAATGTGCCCAACCTGACGGCCACCCAGGCGAAGTCTTATCTCTGGGGAGCCACCGGGGAGCAAGAATGGACACCAGCAATTACAACGG
- the LOC6532385 gene encoding DENN domain-containing protein 5B isoform X1: MTTRENVVASRLSKLMLSSGSGSGNGSGNGPNIQVAPSSTLVQSPTSPGEQSQSQSELNQLKRDADPQFSRFADYFVICGLDLDTGLEPDRFAGDNLHCSPLDRAYKSKPLAHYPENVPWNPFDAHGICMLSLPQGLRFRTQKHSIEPRFHSFATTREDGKRCYGFSLVFYEEIRNRNICGAIHTLQSMFITELSNGQQTHSLSRVKQDGPVSRSLPRHFKVAGQAPQSAQSYYDINKDKLYVAKSITLICQAPYAFAAQMFLKNLYRCLPRQPGAGISLESYVYNILYEVMLPQPGKSIRVYLPPTEPHLPPIAMILQRPLLATELPLLDFPLRLLFKYLGVECVIQLLTCVLLENQVLLRSTDYQRLMIVGECITSLLFPFVWPHVYAPILPAALHHFLDAPVPFVMGLHAECEAAHKIGSEATLCFVDIDKKHIQLPEELPVFPHKVDFMAEIGSVLDKFEIERDRDQEPSFRNGYVGRGAGGGVSGSGSSGTGGVDAMISSCTLPTGLQAARRTKERFQQMQETVYTLSGSPGGGVVDYQPLIAHPSRIDHVPRIADFLRRKGGIRGAGSPVGSPTVSLSSSPVGIYHDVDAVDATMPVSTRPAEKQKLSPVDQYYQDLRINNSVREIFLNRFVHMFHAYEYFVIYPNQARDEWISNRETLQNFDKSSFLSDQPEHHRAFLSRFLESQMFATLIDNKILAMWESQPDEQLQLFDHRVKLLRRRHGENMIAATSYEPCVLSQDSQQGFEKRLNCIDIEVTPPSEILSNRAAYFRSFPLLEKGVLNQECASRGNSLRRVKNGNKWRAREISLDQKPGSNAINRLSANLTTADVSPALIAQANWTFVERLLKDIKSKTKRMLLEKMGNEAVALGLKGDGIEENTLIASMCDLLEKIWSHGLQNKQGKSALWAHLQAYLEMQEARGAGDSSGAEQTPPVSSSPGSKMTIATASPALAWNAMRKRMDYLSTFQTDFDSPPSPNRSRSRDRNKFVGLEQLCPLPESLEFDVKNVLAMADIKTHIGYTRAWVRLSLEKKLLSRHFRTLLSDEALLRSLYKRSAFLRCEEEKEQFLYHLLTLNTVDYFSFTNIYPTTKLPYRVVIFPSRKYGSYHTSSNVWIMVSGTMNETQRVPVPKGSLEFIFHYKNLGLLTTMRIGHDNSGPSHKWLVEQVVMRNEVTGHTYKFPCGRWLGRGVDDDSTERLLVGQRVSTNAKNAELVPGSDTRTPPRTRSPSVQRQETLAPSEIQHQLGNCVNVLVKWHYKPSRDRDVGTLTNLLCGDDGLVKCLEQVFLCGFRSARFFGRNLYIWDYFTKIKELFEQNLQMELEDSSSSLDSSFSNGSGGGGNSLQRREISSIWRLYVQLMDEINGTALGKDGKFQLLICLSLREHLLTRLIKPMALTKVTHEMYEEESFLRRRNLLTFLIQILEPLDDCHIVLENSITQGIRIASQC; the protein is encoded by the exons ATGACCACACGGGAGAATGTGGTTGCCAGTCGCCTGTCCAAGCTGATGCTCAGCagtgggagtggaagtggaaatggcaGCGGAAATGGCCCCAACATTCAGGTGGCTCCATCCTCCACCCTGGTGCAATCTCCCACCTCGCCCGGAGAGCAGTCCCAATCCCAGTCCGAGTTGAACCAACTGAAGCGGGATGCCGATCCGCAATTCTCGCGTTTCGCCGACTACTTTGTGATATGTGGACTGGACCTGGACACAGGTCTCGAGCCGGATCGTTTTGCGG GGGACAACCTACATTGCTCGCCGCTGGATCGCGCCTACAAGAGCAAGCCCTTGGCTCACTATCCCGAGAACGTGCCCTGGAACCCCTTCGATGCCCACGGCATTTGCATG CTCTCACTACCGCAGGGCCTGCGCTTCCGCACCCAGAAACATAGCATCGAACCCCGCTTCCACTCGTTTGCCACGACACGAGAGGATGGAAAGCGGTGCTATGGGTTCAGCCTGGTGTTCTATGAGGAAATCCGTAACCGAAACATTTGCGGGGCCATTCACACGTTGCAGAGCATGTTCATCACGGAGCTCTCCAATGGGCAGCAGACGCATTCCCTTAGTCGGGTGAAACAGGATGGCCCGGTCAGCCGATCACTGCCTAGGCATTTTAAGGTGGCCGGACAGGCGCCGCAGTCTGCACAAAGTTACTACGACATCAACAAGGACAAGTTGTACGTGGCCAAGAGCATTACACTGATATGTCAGGCTCCGTACGCCTTTGCCGCTCAGATGTTTCTAAAGAATCTGTACAG ATGTCTTCCTCGGCAGCCTGGTGCGGGCATAAGCTTGGAGTCCTACGTTTACAATATACTCTACGAGGTTATGCTGCCGCAACCGGGCAAGTCCATCCGGGTTTACCTGCCGCCCACAGAGCCGCATCTGCCACCCATTGCTATGATTCTTCAGCGTCCGCTTCTGGCTACCGAGCTGCCCCTTCTCGACTTTCCGCTTAGGCTGCTTTTCAAGTACCTGGGTGTGGAGTGTGTCATACAGCTGCTGACGTGCGTGCTTTTAGAGAATCAGGTGCTGCTCCGGTCCACAG ACTATCAAAGACTTATGATCGTGGGTGAGTGCATTACCTCGTTGCTGTTCCCGTTCGTATGGCCGCACGTGTACGCTCCCATTTTGCCGGCGGCCCTGCACCACTTTCTGGATGCCCCAGTGCCCTTTGTAATGGGATTACATGCTGAGTGTGAAGCGGCTCACAAGATCGGTAGCGAGGCAACGCTCTGCTTCGTGGACATTGACAAGAAGCACATTCAGCTGCCCGAGGAGCTTCCAGTCTTTCCTCACAAGGTGGATTTTATGGCCGAGATTGGTTCGGTGCTGGACAAGTTCGAGATCGAGCGAGACCGTGACCAGGAGCCTAGTTTCCGAAACGGCTATGTGGGTagaggagctggaggaggagtttCCGGATCTGGAAGTAGCGGTACTGGTGGTGTTGATGCCATGATCTCCAGCTGCACCCTGCCCACCGGATTACAGGCAGCACGGCGAACCAAGGAGCGCTTTCAGCAGATGCAGGAGACCGTCTATACTCTGTCAGGATCGCCAGGCGGTGGCGTCGTTGATTACCAGCCGCTCATAGCGCATCCATCGCGAATCGATCATGTGCCACGGATCGCTGACTTTCTGCGTAGGAAGGGAGGTATTAGGGGAGCTGGCTCTCCGGTGGGTAGTCCCACCGTCTCGCTCTCTTCCTCGCCGGTTGGCATCTACCACGACGTAGACGCAGTGGACGCCACCATGCCAGTCAGTACTCGTCCCGCAGAGAAACAAAAGCTAAGCCCTGTGGATCAGTACTACCAGGACCTGCGCATCAACAACTCGGTGCGGGAGATCTTCCTCAACCGATTCGTGCACATGTTCCATGCCTACGAGTACTTTGTTATTTACCCAAATCAAGCTCGGGACGAGTGGATCTCAAACCGTGAGACTCTGCAGAACTTCGACAAATCCTCGTTTCTGTCCGACCAGCCGGAGCATCACCGCGCGTTTCTTTCGCGCTTCCTTGAATCTCAGATGTTTGCCACCCTCATAGACAATAAGATCCTGGCTATGTGGGAGTCGCAGCCCGATGAACAGCTCCAGCTCTTCGACCATCGCGTGAAATTGCTGAG GCGACGACACGGGGAGAACATGATTGCCGCCACCAGCTACGAGCCGTGCGTGCTCAGCCAGGACTCGCAGCAGGGCTTCGAGAAGCGGCTCAACTGCATCGACATCGAAGTGACGCCTCCCAGCGAAATTCTATCCAACCGAGCGGCCTACTTCCGCAGCTTTCCGCTGCTCGAGAAGGGCGTGCTCAACCAGGAGTGCGCCTCGAG AGGCAACAGCCTGCGACGGGTGAAGAACGGCAACAAGTGGCGGGCCCGGGAGATCTCGCTGGACCAGAAGCCCGGCTCGAATGCCATCAACCGACTCTCGGCGAACCTGACCACGGCGGACGTGAGTCCGGCTCTAATAGCCCAGGCCAACTGGACGTTTGTGGAGCGACTGCTGAAG GATATTAAGTCCAAGACCAAGCGGATGCTCTTGGAGAAAATGGGTAATGAGGCAGTGGCGCTGGGCCTCAAAGGCGACGGCATTGAGGAGAACACCCTGATAGCCAGCATGTGCGATTTGCTGGAGAAGATCTGGTCGCACGGCCTGCAAAACAAGCAGGGAAAATCCGCCCTGTGGGCCCATCTGCAGGCCTATCTCGAGATGCAAGAGGCCCGAGGTGCTGGCGACAGTTCAGGAGCGGAGCAGACTCCACCCGTATCCAGCAGTCCGGGCAGCAAGATGACCATAGCCACAGCATCGCCTGCTCTGGCCTGGAACGCAATGCGCAAGCGCATGGACT ATCTCTCCACATTCCAAACGGACTTCGACAGTCCGCCCAGCCCGAATCGCAGTCGCTCGCGAGATCGGAACAAATTCGTGGGCCTAGAGCAGCTGTGCCCACTTCCCGAGTCCCTGGAGTTCGATGTGAA AAATGTACTGGCCATGGCGGATATCAAGACGCATATTGGCTATACCCGCGCTTGGGTTCGTCTGTCTCTAGAGAAGAAGCTGTTGTCCAGGCATTTCCGTACCCTGCTCTCCGATGAAGCTCTGCTGCGATCTCTATACAAGCGATCGGCGTTCTTGCGCTgcgaggaggagaaggagcagtTTCTCTACCATCTGCTCACTTTGAACACGGTGGACTACTTCAGCTTTACCAACATTTACCCCACGACGA AGCTGCCCTACCGCGTCGTGATCTTCCCCTCCCGCAAGTACGGCTCCTACCACACCTCCAGCAACGTCTGGATCATGGTCTCGGGCACCATGAACGAGACACAACGGGTGCCCGTGCCGAAAGGCTCCTTGGAGTTCATCTTCCAT TACAAGAACCTTGGCCTACTGACAACCATGCGCATTGGACACGACAACTCGGGACCCAGCCACAAGTGGCTGGTTGAGCAGGTGGTGATGCGAAATGAGGTCACCGGCCACACCTACAA ATTCCCCTGTGGACGCTGGCTGGGCCGTGGTGTGGATGACGATTCCACGGAGCGCCTGCTGGTAGGCCAACGCGTTTCGACAAATGCGAAGAATGCCGAGCTCGTTCCTGGATCCGATACTCGCACACCTCCTCGGACTCGTAGCCCAAGTGTGCAGCGCCAGGAGACACTGGCACCCTCGGAGATTCAACACCAGCTGGGCAACTGCGTCAACGTGCTGGTCAAATGGCATTACAAACCCAGCCGGGATCGGGATGTGGGCACACTGACCAACCTGCTGTGCGGAGACGATGGACTGGTCAAGTGCCTGGAGCAGGTCTTCCTCTGCGGCTTCCGGTCGGCGCGTTTCTTTGGACGAAATCTGTACATCTGGGACTATTTCA CCAAAATCAAGGAGCTGTTTGAACAAAATCTGcagatggagctggaggacTCATCCTCCAGCTTGGACTCCTCGTTTAGCAATGGaagcggaggaggaggaaacAGCCTGCAACGCCGAGAAATCTCCAGCATCTGGCGTCTGTACGTACAGCTTATGGACGAGATCAACGGAACAGCCCTTGGCAAGGACGGCAAGTTCCAGCTGCTGATCTGCCTGAGTCTGCGGGAGCACCTGCTGACGCGGCTGATAAAGCCTATGGCTCTGACCAAAGTAACGCACGAGATGTACGAGGAGGAGAGCTTCCTTCGGCGTCGCAACCTACTCACCTTTCTCATTCAAATCCTGGAGCCTCTGGACGACTGCCACATCGTGCTGGAAAATTCAATCACACAGGGCATTCGCATCGCGTCCCAATGCTGA
- the LOC6532384 gene encoding protein phosphatase PTC7 homolog has protein sequence MHSSLSWTSRVISRALRSSFSTLLETATGGGGGAAAKGATKSGAGAGSSSSPRPRFVSVVCGFAKDNLRHKYKPGKYGEDSWFKASTASADVMGVADGVGGWRSYGIDPGEFSSFLMRTCERLVQCSHFNPQRPVNLLAYSYCELMEQKKPILGSSTACVLILNRETSTVHTANIGDSGFIVVREGQVVHKSEEQQHYFNTPFQLSLPPPGHGPNVLSDSPESADTMSFPVRDGDVILIATDGVFDNVPEDLMLQVLSEVEGERDPVKLQMTANSLALMARTLSLNSEFLSPFALSARRNNIQARGGKPDDITVVLATVAM, from the coding sequence ATGCACTCGTCACTCAGCTGGACCTCGCGTGTGATCTCTCGCGCCCTGCGCAGCAGTTTCTCCACGCTCCTGGAAACGGCCACGGGCGGCGGAGGAGGGGCAGCAGCAAAGGGGGCCACCAAGTctggagcgggagcaggaTCCTCGAGCTCCCCGCGACCCCGTTTCGTATCTGTGGTGTGCGGATTCGCCAAGGACAACCTGCGACACAAGTACAAGCCGGGAAAGTACGGCGAGGATTCATGGTTCAAGGCCTCCACCGCCAGTGCCGATGTTATGGGCGTTGCCGACGGCGTGGGCGGCTGGCGAAGCTATGGCATCGATCCCGGGGAGTTTTCATCGTTCCTGATGCGCACCTGCGAGCGCTTGGTGCAGTGCAGTCACTTCAATCCCCAACGGCCGGTCAACTTGCTAGCCTACAGCTACTGCGAGCTGATGGAGCAGAAAAAGCCCATTCTGGGCAGCAGCACCGCCTGCGTCCTGATCCTCAACCGTGAGACGAGCACCGTGCACACGGCCAACATCGGCGACAGCGGTTTCATTGTGGTGCGAGAGGGCCAGGTGGTGCACAAGtcagaggagcagcagcactaTTTCAACACACCCTTCCAACTGTCATTGCCGCCGCCGGGACATGGGCCAAATGTCCTCAGCGACAGCCCTGAGTCGGCGGACACCATGAGCTTTCCGGTGCGGGATGGCGACGTGATTCTCATTGCCACCGACGGAGTGTTCGACAACGTGCCCGAGGATCTGATGCTGCAGGTGCTCAGCGAGGTGGAGGGCGAACGCGATCCCGTCAAGCTGCAGATGACGGCCAACAGCCTGGCGCTGATGGCGCGTACCCTCTCCCTCAACAGCGAGTTCCTCTCGCCCTTCGCCCTCAGCGCCAGGAGGAATAACATCCAGGCGCGTGGCGGCAAGCCGGACGACATCACCGTTGTCCTGGCCACCGTGGCGATGTGA